From the Dama dama isolate Ldn47 chromosome 30, ASM3311817v1, whole genome shotgun sequence genome, the window GCTAGGACCAGGCTGTTCAGACAGCAGAAGTTCCCCCCTCCCAGATCTGCAGTTTTGTCACTTGGCCtttttgttctctatttcttcatttattcaatttatttcttCTGTCTGTGTCATGTGGAGAAATATCCTAGAGATGAAATACATTGAGTAATAGGTTTCAATTAGCTTACAGGGCTTTGGGAAGTATTTCTCAAGGACTCCGAGATCTCCCACTGAAAAGCCATTTAAAAGGAGAACTCTCTCACTTCATTTTCCTGGTTCAGAAATAAACACTATCATTATTAAATATGCATCTTCTGTCTTTCATAAATATCAGACAACTgatacacagatacatacataaacaaataaacacatacatataaaaagaGCTTTGTAATCACTCTCTGTTACTCACCAGGATAAGGAAATAAGTAAAAACACAAATTCTTATCTTCAATATTTTGTTTCTTGAGTAAAGTTGCCTAAGGCTATTTATTAAATAGAACTGTATGCCTGTTTATGTCAcactgcaaaaataaaaaagaaataacgtCTTACATGTATTCCTTGTTAGTTTTGGAAGATACATTTCCTTCAGACTCCCTTGGGGTATTTATCACATGATAGGGTGGATATGATATCTTTACTATTTCTCATCTCTAACATGTGCACTCTTTGGATCTCTGCTTATGAACCTGAGGATGCTAAAGCAAAGAGAATATTTACCTGGGGCAGGAGACACAATCTTAAAAACGTGTCATGAGTAGATAGGTAGCAAATGACCAAATACTTACTTGATTTGGCAACAAAGTCATCCTTAGGAGACAAACGCTGGAGAGATGGATCTGCTTTTGTGGCTCCTTGATGCTACAGAGACCAGTAGATGAACCTCCAGAATTGGGGTGCAagatggggttggggggaggtgaCACTGCTACTTACACTAAAGCTCTGGTATGCCTAATTTAAGCAATTTCAGCAACTGTGATGggcattgttgttcagtagctaagtcctgtctgactctttgcgaccccatggactgcaacacgccaggctcccGGCCCTTTCCTATCTCTCGGGGTTTccttagattcatgtccattgagtcggtgatactctctagtcacctcatcctctgccacccccttttcctcctgccttcaatctttctcagcatcagggtcttttcctgatgGGCATGGGCTAGTTTAATCAGATATAAAGCAAGAATAAAACAAGGTGATATAATAAAGCCAGGCTATGTCTAGCACAAATAAAGCTGATGGTTTTCTCATGGTTTCTGATGGTTTTCTGTTTATATAGCAGTACAGAATAAGATTGTTAATCACTAAGCTATTAGAACTCGATTTTATACTATTTGTTGGCATGCTGCTGACCAATATGCATCAATAACTTCCATTTTTCTGACATATGCTGCTAGTTTCCCTGGTGCATCTGCCCTTGTGCTTCTTTTCATGCCCAAAGCTCAGTAGCAAGAGTGCAGACACTCACAAACAGTTCCCAGAGCCTTACTTCCTGGCCCATGCCTGATGCCTTTCAAGAATGGGAAATTGGGAAATACACATTTGTGCTAAGATTGAAATACCCAAGGCTCAGGGTCTATTCCTTATTTATGCTTCTGATGTTGGAAAATGTATTAGGAAATAAATCATATGATGTTCAAGAACTGGAAAGGACATTTAATAAAATAGGCACACAGGGAAGTGACTAATCATACATAGTGAGGAGATAAGAGGAGGAAAATttgaaactgtaagaaaaaagGGCAGCTTAGTCGATGGGTAGGGAAATTATTTCTAGAataaatgtggggaaaaaaaagaataaatgtggaAAGATTTCACTGATGTAAGAAATATCTCACGTGATCAAAATAAAGGAACTCACGTGACGGTTTTAGTCAATATTAGATAATAACAGTTGTGATGCATCAATTCTGGGATTCCTTTCATCCTGGATGCTACTAGATAAATATGCAGTAGGAGGTGGTCTGGGGTTCTCACCTGCTTACATTTCATCTCGTTAAGGGAACTCTGaaggaagtgaaaaataaattaagttaACTGCTTCATGATTTGGAaaaggggggaagaaaaaaaagtaagaagtGTCTTGTTAACTGAGGTTATGTGTTTGGTTCTGAATTATATTATCtaccagaggaaaaaaatggtTAATAGTCAATAAGCCCAAGTCTTtgctggtcttccctggtggctcagcagaacagaatttgcctgccagtgcagaagacacaggagacacaaattcgatccccgggtcaggaagatcccctggagaaggaaatggcaacccactccagtattcttgccaggaaaatctcatggacagaggagcctcgcagacCATAGtgtcggatgtgactgaagctaCTAAGCACATGAATGTGGTCTTTGTTGaacttaaaataatacataaacaattgcaaaatagaattttatttatctgattctttttttcacatataatCTTTCAGTATAAAAACATGTCCAGGCCTTCACAAGTgcttttcattttccaaaaaaaaaagaacaaacttacTAGCTTTTTTGTTAAAAACAATGGGAATTTATCTGAGTCCGGTATTCTTAAAGCCCCCTTAACACTTATCTGTGTGTTCTGTGAAGGCAGAACTTGCCAGCAATAGGGATGATGCTCtagagaaattatattttaaaacatacagaaATGTAGTTTTTGGCAGTTGTAATGCCCAATTTTCCTCTGCGGTGTGGGCAaccttaagaaaaatattttgagagcATACTCTTCTGACATCACATACAAACCAAAAAGGTGAACGGTACCAGGTGAATAGTCAGCACGCCCCTCTGTGGTCATATAATAGACTTCGAGCCTTGTGCAAAGTTCCGCTTTCAAAGCTGCTGCTCCACTGGCCTCCTTAGGGAGGACTTGAGGTGAGCGGACATCTCAGAAGTCCTTTTGCTATCACTTCAGCAGGATGCTGATGGTTTCATTtgacattgaaaaagcaaggaaagCGATTTAGGCTTAATGCGATTATGGCCACGCTAGAATTAGATGTcatgaatgtttttatttaatggaCAGCGCAACTCAATTTAAGAGCAGATCATGCAGGACCAACAGGTGGGCATCCACTGGTAGGTTGGCCGTGCTGCCGAGATAGAGATCCACTGCCCATCAGCCTGCTACTTATGGGTCCATTAGTGCATCGCAGGCATGTCAGGGTGAGGAGACCCTCAGGTACAGTCCTCAGTTGATAAACACCACGGCTGCCATCAGAACGTCATGCCTGACATCCTCCTACTATGCTCCCAGTGCAGTCAAGGTTCGCTCTCGGTAAAGATGAAAAGCGTTGCAGGCGTCATCTTCCAAACGCTGTGCTTTTTCAGGTAGTCCGTTTGAAGTCCAGTGCTCCAAAACCATGACTAGGAAATTGGTTTCACTATATTGTCCTCGAGGTTTATTTTGTTCAAAGCCCCAGGTTTAAGTGCAGAGGAGTCATCCGCCCACACGATGGAAGtagacacacttttttttttagttttgaaaatcgATTTTCTCCGATGTTTGTGCAACAGCTGTTTCAACTTGTCCTTGAAAAAGCTGGTTGTGAGAGTGTAGAGGATTGGGTTCAAGGCACTGtttactggaaggaaaaaaatgacgaCCCAGGAGGTGAttgtgcctggagaaggaaacgaaaCGTGAAAGAAAGGTGAGGATTTAATACCCATGAAACACGTTACATGCTATGGTTAATGCTGTTTTTGAGAGGGCTACCTGTTCCATCTAAGTCTTCTCTCACCTTCTGGAAAATCTCTTTGCCAGAAGAGCATAGGAGCTATGGATTCAGGGTCCTACATGAACTTTTCTGAGTTTCAGTAACTACTCTGTAGTTTGTCGTGAATGAATATGGGAGGAAATATTATGTGAAAACACTTTATAAACTATAAATTGATATGTACTTTTCTAGTTTTTGTTGCCTTTCCTtatataaaaataggaaaatgagcaATTAATTGGACAGTGTCCAGGAATCTTCTGGTTTAGAGTCAGATCTGACCTTGGTCTAAATTTCAGTCCTGAAGATCTCCGTGCCTTACACTATTATATTCAGAATGGAGTCAGAAGATCTGAGGAGCAAAAAAGAATATATCTCCAAACTCAGTGAATTCCTTCAGTGTGAAGCCtttcaaaggctaatagaatatAAGGGAAATGTTTCACAAAAAGGGAGGAGATATTTTGGATGACAGAGAGTTTTCTGAATTCAGTTGTCCCTTGATATCCACGGTGGGACAGATACCAAAATCAGCAGATTCTTAAGTCCCTTATAAAATATGGCATAGCATTTGCATATAACTTACATACATCCTCCCATatcctttaaatcatctctatattacttataatacctagtaCAATGTACTTGCATGTAAAGAgttataaatacaatgtaaatactatggAAATATTTGCTAGCAcaaggcaaattcaagttttgttctTTGGAAATTTCTGGAAAATTTCCCCCCAATACTTTCGGTGTgcggttggttgaatccatggatttGGAATGCAGAGGTACGATGGGCTGACTACATCATTTACTTGGTTAGGATGAAATGTGTTTTCCTCCTCAAATAGAGCCTGATCCTAGGCTTGCACACTTCTTAGCTCTGAGACTGTGGGCAAATCAACTAAGCTCCCCAGACCTCAACTGCCTTATCTGTGAAAGGGGCTGATGATAACTTACATGACTGATGTCCGGGAGCTGGGCCGGCTCTGCGGACGTCCCTTTTCAGCACTAAGCCCTGTTGTTCTCCAGACCCACCACACTCTGCAGCCTCCTCCCCTATCTTCAAAGTCAGAGAACTGTCATCTCGGGGGAGGAGCTGGTCGGTCAGACCAGcatccttccttcccctctcccacTCCTTTGTGACTGCAACCCCTTGCTTCCCCATCCCGCAGTTTTCTTATCCTTCACACACTGCTGCTTGCTCTTCTCTTAGTCCCGCTCTTCCCTACATCCTTTCTGTTCTTCTTCTGGTTTGCTTTCCATCTCTTCTCTGACTACTTATctgccccttcctccttccctttgacctctcccttctcctttttctatGTTTGCCTCTCCTCTTTTCATCccgtcttctctttcttttccttatttctttttaactggaaagaatatgaaagaaaaacatttgtatTTAGCATATCTTAGATTGATTCAACGAAGttttatattagtatatattacttgtccttaatttttaaaaaattagatacaAACAGTATGTGATGGAAGAAGAACAGTTGTTTTTTTTGTCTATTGAGTCCTTAAAGGAGGCTGTGATCAGGAATGAGATGTCCCGTTAGTCTCAGGGTCACTCGGTGATGTAAGGTTAGCATCATCTCAGGACTGAGATGGGAGGGCTGAAGCCAGCTTACCTTTGTGGCTGAGCCCAGGTACTATCAGCCACCTGCCATGGTGGAGAAGACCTCACAGTTCTTGGAGGGTGGGGACGGGGTGGTTTTAGGTCCATGAATGTAGCAGTTTTTACAACACCATGGGAAGTTGGGCAAGGAAGGAGAGGCTTAGTCAAGTGTGGTAAAGACTTCTCTCCTAGTTCCACTGTGGTGCTCAAGACAAACCTCAAACTGCTGAATTATAAAATGTAGAGAAAGACTAGCGTGTGGCCCAATAATGTTTCATGGTAATTTCTTCCTGATATGGTTCCCTATCATGGTCTGAAATGTCTTACACTTTCTCCAAGAATGACAATTACTACTCCTgctatcaggcttccctggtggctcagtggtaaaggatctgcctgcaaagcaggagatacaggttccatccctggattgggaagctcccctggagaaggaaaaggcaacccactctggtattcttgtctgggaaatcccatggagagaggagcctgacgggctacttACCCTACCATAGGGTCCCAAAAGactcagatacgacttagcgactaaccaacTACCACAATCCCTACTATCAGAAAACCTTGTCGTGAGACTAAGCTGATAGGTTAAGGGGATGTGGTGGGTGTGGTGTGGCATTTGTGAGACATTTGATAAGGCAGAGGGACATAAATAGTTGCAGGAGTTTGTTActcaaagagtctgcctgccatgcaagagacctggatttgattcctgggtcgggaagatcccctggggaaggaaatggcaaccccctccagtattcttgcctggagaatcccatggacggaagagcctgggaggctatagtctatggggttgcaagagttggacacgacaacgattaagcacagacacacacgtTTTTGTTCCTTGGCCATCCACAGGGCCCGGTGTGACGACCACATGGCCAGGGCCGTGAAAGAGACTAGTGGTTCTTAACCAGGCGGTGCACCTCAGAACCACAGGGGGATCTTTTCTAAAATACCCATGTCTAGGCCTTGGTCCCTGTTGACTGAATTCAGAGGCCCAGGCTGGAACCTGGGCAtaaatattttgttctgttttatgtaCCCTTGGTGAAGCACCACTCTCTAGCTCAAGTGGAAGTGAGACATTGAGATTTAGTTTTCCTCTATCTCCTTTTTATTATTCTAATCAGGGTTACACCATTACCCAATTCCTATCTTAAAATGCTGATTATAAAACACCgagcagggctttcctggtggctcagtgctaaagaatccgtctgccagtgtgggagacatgggtttgatttctgatctggaaagatcccacatgttgcagagcagcTAGGTCTGTGCACcaaaactattgagcctgtgctctggagcccacgaaCTGCttctactgagcccacatgccctggagcccgtgctctgcaacaagagaagccactgcaatgagaagcccgcacaccacaactcgAGAGTAACCCCCaatcgccacagctagagaaaagcccacacagcaaggaaggcccagaacattaaaaaataaataaaattatatatatatacacacatatatattttatttatataatatatatgtaatatatattttatttatatatgtatgtataaacactgaggaaatcaTAACTCAAGCTGTAGGTAGTTGTGGAGAATTTACTACACGTGAGACCCTGTATtctggcctcctcagacagaggACGAAAGAAGACACAACGTGCTTGGGAATCGTAGAAGGGACTGACCTGGTATTTCCACCCGGGAGAGGGAAAGAATTTTAATTACAAACACAGGAATCCAGCAGATGGCGTCAGAGAACACTATAAAAAAGAAACGGTTTGCAACAGCCACCTCTCTTCCCATGTGACTCCTCACTTCTGAAGTCTGCAGGGCAGTTTTTTGAATGGAACAGAACATGACAGTATAGGAAAACACAATGATGAGGAAAGCCAGCAAATTCACACCTGTTGGGAAAAGCACACCTCTTAACATCTCAGGAGTATAAATCAACAGTAGAAATATTGTAGAAATATTGTATTATGTTTGGTATGGTGCCTTTTCCAAGAACCATTCTTTGTATTAGCCGAGTGGTAATCAGCTAAAACCCTGAACCCACGGCTATAAACTGGAATAAAGGCATTGGGCTCGCCAGATCAAAAAGATAGTTCAAATACATAAACACATTACCAAGAATTATAGACTTTGAAATTCAGATCTAGGTATATCATGAGGTAATCTGTAGCTTTTTTAAAGCAGGAAAAaggctatttaatttttttacctCTCTGCAAATTCAAACCTTAAGGGATTACTGTAATCATGTGTACATATCAAAAAATCAATATGCCCTATTCCTTTATCTTATAAATATGATTAAGATAACCTTGGGATATCAAGAAGATAATAGCATCAGAAACATTATTTCTCATGTTTATTggtcttaaataaaaataatacctaggacaaaaaaatgcatctttattttccttcagaTTTCCCATAGTAATCTAAACTGAAATTCATAACTCTTTAGACTgttttagaaaaaggaagagtaagagaaaaactaaaaattcaaCTATATGAATTACTGCTTTAGAGTCACTTATCCCATAATAGTGACTTTTTGGTCACTTTGTTATATTCTTGCTACCATAAAAATCCTGAGTGCTCATTTTATTCCTTATAGTGAATGTAAAATATCCATATAAtttcaaagttgttttaaaacGTCCATCTGAGTAGATTGTATGTAAGACTAGTAAAGTCTagggaaaaataatataaattctcGGTGTTTCGTTGTTTTTATCCAAAACATTTCACATGGAATCTCATTACAAAGCCATACAATTGGATTTCACAAAATTGGTTGATCTTAGGTCTACTGTCAGAaagttaagaataaaaaaaaaatgactattaaAAATGTTTCTCTGGTACAAATCCTGAAAACAGACCTATAGAAAGGTTCAGAAGTGTATGTTCTGGAAACACCATAGGAATGGGAGAAGTTAACAACAGTGGAATCTGGGTGGGGCATGTCTGGAATACAGGAAACTGTATtgtctttgcaacttttctctaaatctaaacatattctaaaatttaaaaattatttaaaaactatatattcttatttttaaacaaaaatatgggCCCTTAAGACTCCATGTCTCACAAATAAGCTGTGTAAATGCAGatgatatttatgtgtgtgtgtgtgtgcatgtgctacaCCCTGTCAACCACCCCCACACCTCCACCACAAGATCCAGCCACACAAACTTCTTTTGCCCTTTATCTGGGCCTGTTCCCTGGCTGTGGGTCTCTAACTCCTGGAACACAATGTCTGCCTTCACTTGGCCCATGCATCCTCACGCTTTGGGCCTCAGTTTGGGCTGATTTTTATTGGGACGCCTTCCGCGGTCCTCAGATCTTGGGCTCCTAGGACATTCTGCACTCCTCCTCCCTGACTTCTGTCAGCCGGTGACACGAGGATGTGTTTACTTGTCTTCATCTTCCTTTCTGGCTGCAGGTCTGTGGGGACCAACCTATTTGATCTCCAGTACCCAAAATAGTGCCTGGCCTAtaggaggtgctcaataaatcctttttgaatcaatgaatataaggttgtgtgtgtgtgtgtgtgtgtgtgtatgcatgtgttgaGGACGTTTTCCAGGAAGTGCACCTATACTGGGAATGGCTTACAATACTGTAGACATGATACCGCCATGAAAAAACGACGACCAAATAGGGTTCTATGTGAGTAGTATTATTAAAATGGTGCaaataaagtgttttcttttttagaggGAGAAGGAATAGGACTAGAATAGCTGGGAATGGTGCGTAGGGCCATTTTGTGATGGGCTTTTAAGTGACTAATTTAAACTTGACCCTGGTTGTAGGGGGTTCCTGAAGGTCTCCAAGCAGAGGATACTCAGTCCTTTGGATACTCAGGTGGTGAGCAGATAAACAGGAGAGCAAAGACCTCAGAGGCCAAAACACCAGTAAGGACTAATGTAATAATTCAGGGTGAAGGTCATAAGGCTTTAAAGAAAGGTGACAGCAGTAGGTACAgactgaaagaaagagaagtcagaggcatattttgaagaaaaaaagtcTGATAAAAAAGAAAGGATGACAGAGCTTATTGCCTCCTTAGATGAGGGGACCAGATGCGAAGGGGGAACTGAATTGATGATACAGCCCTGGTTAGAGAGAGAACACGGAGATGGCCTTAGTGTTAAGCAAGAGAGATAGATACCTATTAggcaatataaaacattttttttaatctttagggGCTAAACTTCTCATTCACTTGTAATAGAGAAGGTTGGGTTTTCTTTTCTAACAAATTAGGGAGGATTAAGGAAATGGAAAAGCACCCTTCCGTTGCTGACTCTAGAGCTGCATTTATGAAAGGCAATAAACCTTTCTGGCATTTCCACTCAAATAATCTCCTGCTAGTGAATTTCAagaattttgttattattatttatttagctcaTATCTAGACTGTGAAAAAATGAGTTCAAATAACTTGGAAGGGTCACAGGACACGGCAGGGAACTGGAATTCCTCCAGATCATTGTCACTGTGTATGAACATAAAATCAAAGGGTCTCACAGATAATAAAAAAGATGATTTGGAGATCCTgacaatatgtttttatttttcataccaaatctcttaataaaaaatttaataaaaacactTATAAATATGCAGCaagaacttttctttaaaaaagaggaGACAGTCTTAACTATATTTGCTTACTTTCTGAAATGGACAAATATGGCTTTACTGAAATTTGTGGTATTTCTATCAAAATGATGTTTGTCCaggaaatgagaaataagttACCTAGGAAAATTCCAAGAGAATACCCTTTGCTTCCAATATCTTCTGTTTGGTCATAATAAAGTGGGAAACATACTCCATTTTTTCCATAAAAGTTTCCAAAATAATCCTCCTTCCACAACGGAGTCACAGCTATTAAGAACCCCACAATCCAGATGCAGATGAGGATGGCCAGGGTCTGCCATTTTCCAGGACGAATGTTACTGAAGGGAAAGACAACGGCCAGGAACTTCTCCAAGGTCAAGTACGTGAGCAAGAGGACAGAGACCTCAGTGGACAGCATGGCCAGGAAGCCCAGGAGGCGGCACTGCAAGCTCTCCATCCACAGCAGCGCGTACTTCTGATACTGCCCACGGTACTTTAGATCACAAAGGCCGATGAAGAACAAATACACACCCATCAGGCAGTCTGCACCTGTTGAAGAATCATAGAGTATGTGTTGGTAGTTCCAACATCCCTGTCTTCACTTTCTGATTAGATCTGCTTCCTCTATACTGTACTATATGAACTAACGAAAACGTAAAATAGTACTTAGGAGTCAacagacttcaaaaggtgtactaTTTCTAAAGTACTACACTGCatctttataattttgaaaaagtggTGGTAGGGAGATAATTAGGGTTGTGGGGagcctgggcttcctgggtggcactagtggcagagaacctgcctgccaatgcaggagacgtaagagacacgggttcaatccctgggccaggaagattccctggaggagggtatggcaatccattccagtattcttgcattgagaatcctatggacagaggaggctggtgggctacagtccatagggtcacatagggAATCTAGGTTTTAAACAGTAAGAAAATATAACTTACATATTTAATAAAGGGAGTAATTTTCTGGGCTTGAGGAACATGGATGTTACCGCAATTAAAGGTTAAACAAAGCATAGTTTTGTAACCTACAACCTGTCCTTCTATAATCCATCCCTTGACTCATTTCCAAGACATAAATCACTGTCATGTGATTGCAAGACTCATGCAATCCAGAACAGAGTAACCAAAGAGAACAACAGGactttcatactttaaaaaaatttcccagaATATGTAATTCATATTAAATGCTGAAGGCTGATATAATCTAGAGCACAGCACATGGAAGACACCCTTAATCCATTTACATGGAAAACATACTTACAGCAAAGGATTTTGATGGACGTAGCGTGAGTCGTGTTTTCAGCTTTAATGAAAGATCTCATGCCAATGACAAAAAGATTTCCAAAGCAGGTTATGAAAGCTATAACCCAGACAAATACTCTGAGGATATTGTTAGCCAAGAGGTCCTCAAATGAAGAAATGCCGTCAGTCAAGGGCATACATATTCGGACATGGGGAGCATAGGAGCAGTATCGAAAGTTTTTGAAATAACTAAagtcaaagggaaaaaagagtCACTTGACAGCAATGACAGAGACGACAGGCGCAGTCCTATTTGGGGCTGCAGCTGTGGGAGGTGTGCGGCTTCACTAGGCTTGGTTATTTCTGTTTAGTAGTGATTATGGAAGGATAGAGTTCTTCATTCAGTATTACTTTACTCTAGGCAGTCTTCCTCCTTTAAAGGTGAAGAACCTAAAGAACACGGGGATCTGTGGCGAGGACATGAGAATGGCAAGTCTCCAGGGCTCTAATTTTCCCTGTCTGGGGTGGTTCTCTGGGGTGTTATAAGAAGTTGATGGTCATTGTGAAACTGATCTTTAACAAACTTTCAGGGGCTTGGGTTTGGGATGTTAAGAGTCTCACTAAAAACATCCCTGTCTTGTACTTACTTTTAAGTCTATTCCCTTAAACTAGCCTTCTTTTCCCTGGTaggggcaggaagggagggtCCATGAAACTAGGAAAATTCAGTCTCATGGCAGCGAGTAGGAGAAGCAGCTACACAGATTCCTGGTCAGGGCCTGGAAGGACTTAAACCATTTCGAGAGGAAAATACAGGCTTGTCTGTCATTGGTGTATTTATGATCTAAGAGTGTGCAATCTTCAAGGGTTTAAACTGGGGAGGTCATTTGGATTTAAGGTCATTCTCCAAACCTGTTATGTTTAGGAGTTTCTCCCATAAAACTCGTTctatttttgtattcatttatcATCTCTTTCAGTTCCTTTCTcatctaatctttttttttcaatctgtccATTCAATTTTGCTAAACTAGCCAGTCAAAGAAAGCTTTACTTTGCCTGGCTTCCAGGCCTCCCGTGACTGGACCCCTGGCTACCCTGATCATTTCACCACTTCCCGACTATGCTCACTCCACCCAGACACGTGGGCTTTCTTCTGATCCTCAAACAAGCCGGTTCACCTTCTTCTCAGTGTGCTGCTTTTGCTTTTCCCTCTGCCTGCAAGACCCTCCCCCCAGAATTGCCTCCCTCCATTCGGGGCTGCTTGACTGTCACATCTCTGACTTCTGGGTGAACCATCTACAGTCCCTTCCTTCATCCCTTGAACTCACTATACTTTCCTTCCCAACATTTCTTCATCATTTATTTGTTTCCTAGTTTACTTTCAGGCTCCCGAAGCTCCATGGAAGCTCCATGGGGCaggttcttctctctctctctcgctgatCCCTGTGTTCCCCCTGGCCTGAGGGAGGCACTAGAAACACACACTTGTTAGACAAGCAGATGGATGGTTTCGTGCTGGGTGTGTCAGGTTCCCCTGTCCTCAAATAGCTTAGAGTGGTCCAGCCTCTCCACCTGCTGTGACCAGGGCAGGTGGGCAGGTGGAGGTATTTCAATAAACGATGGACAAGGAAGATGAAAGGAGAATCTCTAGGTCACTCAGTAGGGAAGGAACCACGTTCACACACTTTCTGTTAATCACTGGGTCCTTCTTGACCTCAACCCGAGGTCCACATTTAAAGCAGCTGCTTCTCCATCAAGTTCT encodes:
- the RXFP2 gene encoding relaxin receptor 2 isoform X7 is translated as MVSSNVTLLSLKKNNIHSLSDKVFIKYTELKKIFLQHNCITYISRKAFFGLHNLQILYLNHNCITTLRPGVFKDLHQLTWLILDDNPINRISQRLFTGLNSLFFLSMVNNHLQVLPKQMCAQMPQLNWMDLEGNRIKFLTNSTFLSCSSLTVLFLPRNQIGFVPEKTFSSLKNLGELDLSSNMISELPPHIFKDLKRLQKLNLSSNPLLYLHKSQFGSLKQLQSLDLERIEIPNINTRIFQPMKNLSYIYFKNFRYCSYAPHVRICMPLTDGISSFEDLLANNILRVFVWVIAFITCFGNLFVIGMRSFIKAENTTHATSIKILCCADCLMGVYLFFIGLCDLKYRGQYQKYALLWMESLQCRLLGFLAMLSTEVSVLLLTYLTLEKFLAVVFPFSNIRPGKWQTLAILICIWIVGFLIAVTPLWKEDYFGNFYGKNGVCFPLYYDQTEDIGSKGYSLGIFLGVNLLAFLIIVFSYTVMFCSIQKTALQTSEVRSHMGREVAVANRFFFIVFSDAICWIPVFVIKILSLSRVEIPGTITSWVVIFFLPVNSALNPILYTLTTSFFKDKLKQLLHKHRRKSIFKTKKKSVSTSIVWADDSSALKPGALNKINLEDNIVKPIS